The following proteins are co-located in the Diaphorobacter sp. HDW4B genome:
- the rpsU gene encoding 30S ribosomal protein S21, whose translation MTTIRVKENEPFDVALRRFKRTIEKLGLLTDLRAREFYEKPTAERKRKKAAAVKRHYKRVRSMQLPKKLY comes from the coding sequence ATGACCACCATCCGTGTAAAAGAAAACGAACCCTTTGACGTTGCTCTGCGTCGCTTCAAGCGCACCATCGAAAAGCTGGGCCTGCTGACCGACCTGCGCGCTCGCGAGTTCTACGAGAAGCCAACTGCAGAGCGCAAGCGCAAGAAGGCAGCTGCCGTCAAGCGCCACTACAAGCGCGTTCGCAGCATGCAACTGCCCAAGAAGCTGTACTAA
- a CDS encoding tartrate dehydrogenase yields the protein MSSTSTQKKTYRIAVLPGDGIGREVMPEGLRAVEAAAKKFDLKLEFEHFDWAHCDYYAKHGQMMPDDWKAQLQGFDALFFGAVGWPATVPDHISLWGSLLKFRREFDQYINLRPVRLFDGVPCPLANRKPGDIDYYVVRENTEGEYTSLGGIMFEGTDREIVIQESVYSRKGADRLLKYAFDLALSRQKKHVTLATKSNGIAISMPWWDKRAEDVAKAYPEITLDKQHIDILTARFVLQPDRFDVVAATNLFGDILSDLGPATTGTIGLAPSANLNPDRVFPSLFEPVHGSAPDIYGKNIANPIAMIWSGALMLDFLTHSEGAGRAAHDAILQSIEEVIKSGPLTPDLGGKANTTELGEAIAARIAAL from the coding sequence ATGTCCAGCACATCCACACAGAAAAAAACCTACCGCATCGCCGTCCTGCCGGGGGACGGCATTGGCCGCGAAGTCATGCCCGAAGGCCTGCGCGCCGTCGAGGCCGCCGCGAAGAAGTTCGATCTCAAGCTCGAATTCGAGCACTTCGACTGGGCGCATTGCGACTACTACGCCAAGCACGGTCAGATGATGCCCGACGACTGGAAAGCCCAACTGCAGGGCTTTGACGCGCTGTTCTTCGGCGCCGTCGGCTGGCCCGCCACCGTGCCCGATCACATCTCGCTGTGGGGCTCGCTGCTCAAGTTCCGCCGTGAGTTCGATCAGTACATCAACCTGCGTCCCGTGCGCCTATTCGACGGCGTGCCCTGCCCGCTCGCCAACCGCAAGCCCGGCGACATCGACTACTACGTGGTGCGCGAGAACACCGAAGGCGAATACACCTCGCTCGGCGGCATCATGTTCGAAGGCACGGATCGCGAAATCGTGATTCAGGAATCGGTCTACTCGCGCAAGGGCGCGGACCGTCTGCTCAAGTACGCCTTCGACCTTGCCCTAAGCCGCCAGAAAAAGCACGTCACGCTCGCCACCAAGAGCAACGGCATCGCCATCAGCATGCCCTGGTGGGACAAGCGCGCGGAAGATGTCGCCAAGGCGTATCCCGAAATCACGCTCGACAAGCAGCACATCGACATCCTCACTGCGCGCTTCGTGCTGCAGCCCGACCGCTTCGACGTCGTGGCCGCCACCAACCTGTTCGGCGACATCCTCTCCGACCTCGGCCCCGCCACCACCGGCACCATCGGCTTGGCCCCGTCCGCCAACCTGAACCCGGACCGCGTGTTCCCATCGCTGTTCGAACCCGTGCACGGCTCGGCCCCCGACATCTACGGCAAGAACATCGCCAACCCCATCGCGATGATCTGGTCCGGCGCACTGATGCTCGACTTCCTCACCCACAGCGAAGGCGCAGGCCGCGCCGCACACGACGCCATCCTCCAATCCATCGAAGAAGTGATCAAGAGCGGCCCGCTGACACCCGACCTGGGCGGCAAGGCCAACACGACGGAGTTGGGCGAAGCGATTGCCGCGCGCATTGCAGCGCTGTGA
- a CDS encoding hemerythrin domain-containing protein — MTTTPKSRAPTKSIGKRTAADAKASAVAKAKKIAPAVPAQIGSTPRTKFRGKEDIFGRLVEDHDRHRALLAMISATHGDSKDRKKLFKELVLEIHGHAAAEEQALWSSVMRHPKTTEDAGHAVGEHKEMDKLLADLAARDMAKSGWLRRFSKVKDEYLHHIREEEQEQFLHAQKHLTPDDLRHLKQVFEERKSVEKANAVVKKKIRLK; from the coding sequence ATGACAACCACTCCAAAGTCTCGCGCACCAACCAAGAGCATAGGCAAGCGCACCGCTGCCGATGCCAAGGCCAGCGCGGTCGCCAAGGCGAAAAAGATCGCACCCGCTGTGCCTGCGCAGATCGGCAGCACGCCCAGGACAAAGTTTCGCGGTAAAGAAGACATCTTTGGCAGGCTTGTGGAGGACCATGACCGTCACCGTGCGCTGCTCGCCATGATCTCCGCGACCCATGGTGACTCGAAGGACAGAAAGAAGCTGTTCAAGGAACTGGTGCTCGAAATCCACGGACATGCTGCAGCAGAAGAGCAGGCGCTGTGGTCCTCCGTCATGCGCCATCCCAAGACCACGGAGGACGCGGGACACGCAGTGGGTGAGCACAAGGAGATGGACAAACTGCTCGCCGATCTGGCGGCGCGTGACATGGCCAAAAGCGGCTGGCTGCGCCGATTCTCGAAGGTGAAGGACGAGTATCTGCACCACATTCGCGAGGAAGAACAGGAGCAGTTTCTGCACGCGCAAAAGCACCTGACACCGGACGATCTGCGGCACTTGAAGCAGGTTTTCGAGGAGCGCAAAAGCGTGGAAAAGGCTAATGCGGTGGTGAAGAAGAAGATCCGGCTGAAGTAG
- a CDS encoding AAA family ATPase: MEAMTSPVTTTTTTITTTTNAVNIDNETHNAQTLLSNRVALRQQVLDITANTLKSELFGLDTLIDRLIDSVRAWYLLPEVIDRPVIVCLWGLTGTGKTQLVRRLAQLLGFYDRFLEVQMDGFSNSTRGMTRDSIAAMLASSSIVEGEPGILLLDEFQRFRTRDRKGNDVAVKRYQDVWALLSDGRLSPPMDALDRIELEQAYHQYEAMQARVDKANEESDNDDDAPRKKPKQQSPFHLSAYDARDLQHALKLSEPITQIMRWTPDIVQQRLEQFRNDPSRWGTDHSKLLILVTGNLDEMYQGVAKRVQDCDTDADVFHRFTERLSTIDVKEALSERFRPEQVARLGNQHLVFPSLDRKAYERLIADACSKQVDAVRSALQLDIELTPAVLKTLYQNAVFPVQGTRPVFSTVHAVLGPSLGSAAVWAMQKLAQAGLAHRRSQCRLQLDMSDDGKQLVMRLQRVDETDSIAEQSIALHLEIDKLRERAQPDFRALLAVHEAGHGLVYALLNHCAPTDVRINVASFEGGYASYAPRVAESRRMARDEICVTLAGRAAELWVFGKDAVTTGAEEDLSSATRHAARYHRHWAMGDRLSRTDVTHDVEQHVNTDIDASNAQIEATLQTELARAQQLLQDARAPFEKLVKALLENGCVDAKQFAAVTGLELPAKSDALEPWNAAWQRFAANDLQQVA; the protein is encoded by the coding sequence ATGGAAGCAATGACTTCACCCGTCACGACAACAACAACGACCATAACGACAACCACCAACGCAGTGAACATCGACAACGAAACACACAACGCGCAGACCCTGCTCAGCAACCGCGTGGCATTGCGCCAGCAGGTGCTGGACATCACCGCCAACACGCTGAAATCCGAGCTCTTCGGGCTCGACACGCTGATCGATCGGCTCATCGATTCGGTGCGCGCGTGGTATTTGCTGCCCGAGGTAATCGACCGCCCGGTCATCGTCTGCCTCTGGGGGTTGACCGGCACCGGCAAGACCCAACTGGTGCGTCGTCTGGCCCAATTGCTGGGCTTCTACGACCGTTTTCTGGAAGTGCAGATGGACGGTTTCAGCAACAGCACGCGCGGCATGACGCGCGATTCGATTGCAGCGATGCTCGCCAGTTCTTCCATTGTGGAAGGCGAACCGGGCATCTTGTTGCTCGATGAATTCCAGCGCTTTCGCACGCGGGATCGCAAGGGCAACGACGTGGCCGTCAAGCGTTATCAGGACGTATGGGCGCTGCTCTCGGATGGCCGTCTTTCGCCGCCCATGGATGCGCTCGACCGCATCGAACTCGAACAGGCTTATCACCAGTACGAGGCCATGCAGGCGCGCGTGGACAAGGCCAACGAAGAGAGCGATAACGACGACGATGCACCACGCAAGAAGCCCAAGCAGCAGTCGCCGTTTCATCTCTCGGCCTACGATGCGCGCGACCTGCAGCATGCGCTCAAGCTCAGCGAGCCGATCACGCAGATCATGCGCTGGACACCCGACATCGTGCAGCAGCGGCTCGAACAGTTCCGCAACGATCCCAGCCGTTGGGGCACGGATCACAGCAAGCTGCTGATCCTCGTGACCGGCAATCTCGATGAGATGTACCAGGGCGTGGCCAAACGCGTACAGGACTGCGATACCGACGCCGATGTGTTCCACCGCTTCACCGAGCGGCTGTCCACCATCGACGTGAAGGAGGCGCTGTCCGAGCGCTTTCGACCCGAGCAGGTGGCGCGGCTGGGCAATCAGCACCTGGTGTTTCCGTCGCTTGATCGCAAGGCTTACGAGCGGCTGATCGCGGATGCCTGCAGCAAGCAGGTCGACGCGGTGCGCAGCGCTTTGCAGCTCGACATCGAACTCACGCCCGCCGTGCTCAAGACGCTGTACCAGAACGCCGTTTTTCCCGTGCAGGGAACACGTCCGGTGTTCTCCACCGTGCACGCCGTGCTCGGCCCCAGCCTTGGCAGCGCGGCGGTCTGGGCGATGCAGAAGTTGGCGCAGGCAGGTCTTGCCCATCGCCGTTCGCAATGCCGGTTGCAGCTCGACATGAGCGACGATGGCAAGCAGTTGGTGATGCGTCTGCAGCGCGTTGACGAGACCGATTCCATTGCGGAGCAAAGCATTGCGCTGCACCTCGAAATCGACAAGCTGCGTGAACGCGCGCAGCCCGATTTTCGAGCGCTGCTCGCGGTGCATGAAGCGGGACACGGTCTGGTCTATGCGCTGCTCAACCACTGCGCGCCAACGGACGTGCGCATCAACGTCGCATCGTTCGAAGGCGGCTACGCCAGCTACGCGCCGCGCGTGGCCGAGTCACGGCGCATGGCGCGCGACGAGATCTGCGTGACGCTTGCGGGCCGCGCTGCGGAGCTCTGGGTGTTCGGCAAGGACGCGGTGACCACCGGCGCCGAGGAAGACCTGAGCAGCGCCACACGCCACGCCGCGCGCTACCACCGCCATTGGGCGATGGGCGATCGGCTCAGTCGCACCGACGTCACCCACGATGTGGAGCAGCATGTGAACACCGACATCGACGCAAGCAACGCGCAGATCGAAGCCACGCTGCAGACCGAACTCGCACGCGCCCAGCAATTGCTGCAGGACGCGCGCGCGCCGTTCGAGAAGTTGGTGAAGGCATTGCTGGAAAACGGCTGCGTCGATGCCAAGCAGTTCGCGGCCGTCACCGGTCTCGAACTGCCAGCCAAGAGCGATGCGCTTGAACCGTGGAACGCCGCGTGGCAACGCTTTGCGGCCAACGACCTCCAGCAAGTCGCGTGA
- a CDS encoding FCSD flavin-binding domain-containing protein: MQRRDLLKASASVGALGSLAALTGCASGSSSSSAAKAKVVVVGGGYGGATAAKYVRMLSGQKIDVVLVEPQDQFVSCPLSNLVLGGSKSIGDLTTGYSALESRHGVRRVKDWVKSIDAAKKTVQLAGGQTLPYDKLILSPGIDLMWSGVEGLEAANKSGQILQAWKAGPETVALRKQLESMKDGGVYALTIPEAPYRCPPGPYERASQIAHYFKQHKPKSKVLILDANQDVTSKGPLFKKYWAENYKGIIEYRPEHKAIAVDAKAGVVKFDVQSDVKADVLNVLPPMRAGAIAVQSGLATANARWCLVNYQTFESTVAKDVHIIGDSIQIAPAMPKSGHMANAHAKVAAAAVVAQLTGLEIAATPMLTNTCYSYVSDKQVIHVASVHLYDAAEKTYKTVPGSGGVSSAASDLEGTYAWNWAQNIWADSLM, from the coding sequence ATGCAAAGACGTGATCTTTTGAAGGCTTCGGCCTCGGTGGGTGCCTTGGGTTCTCTGGCAGCGTTGACGGGTTGCGCAAGCGGATCTTCGTCGTCGAGTGCGGCCAAGGCCAAAGTGGTAGTTGTGGGCGGAGGTTATGGCGGTGCGACTGCAGCCAAGTACGTGCGCATGCTCTCGGGCCAGAAGATCGATGTGGTGCTGGTGGAACCACAGGATCAATTCGTATCTTGCCCGCTGTCCAATCTGGTGCTCGGCGGCAGCAAGTCGATCGGCGATCTGACGACCGGCTACTCCGCCCTCGAATCCCGCCACGGCGTGCGCCGCGTGAAGGACTGGGTGAAGTCCATCGACGCCGCGAAGAAGACCGTGCAGTTGGCAGGCGGGCAGACCCTGCCGTATGACAAGCTGATTCTCTCGCCTGGCATCGACCTGATGTGGAGCGGCGTGGAAGGGCTCGAAGCAGCCAACAAGAGCGGTCAGATTCTGCAGGCATGGAAAGCCGGCCCCGAAACCGTGGCGTTGCGCAAGCAACTCGAATCGATGAAGGATGGCGGCGTGTATGCGCTCACGATTCCGGAGGCTCCTTATCGATGCCCGCCGGGCCCTTATGAGCGTGCAAGCCAGATCGCGCACTACTTCAAGCAGCATAAGCCGAAGTCAAAAGTATTGATTCTGGATGCGAACCAGGACGTCACATCCAAAGGTCCGCTGTTCAAGAAATACTGGGCCGAAAACTACAAGGGCATCATCGAATATCGCCCCGAGCACAAGGCCATCGCCGTCGATGCCAAGGCAGGCGTGGTGAAGTTCGATGTGCAGAGCGATGTGAAGGCGGATGTGCTCAACGTGCTTCCGCCCATGCGTGCGGGTGCGATTGCGGTGCAGTCGGGCCTTGCCACGGCGAATGCACGCTGGTGTCTGGTCAACTACCAGACCTTTGAATCCACCGTCGCCAAGGACGTGCACATCATCGGCGATTCGATCCAGATTGCCCCCGCCATGCCCAAGTCCGGCCACATGGCGAACGCCCATGCCAAGGTGGCAGCAGCGGCCGTCGTAGCGCAGCTTACCGGTTTGGAAATCGCGGCAACGCCGATGCTCACCAATACCTGCTACAGCTACGTGAGCGACAAGCAGGTCATCCACGTCGCGTCCGTGCACCTGTACGACGCGGCAGAGAAGACCTACAAGACCGTTCCCGGATCGGGTGGCGTGTCTTCCGCAGCGTCCGATCTGGAAGGGACCTATGCATGGAACTGGGCGCAGAACATCTGGGCGGACAGTTTGATGTGA
- a CDS encoding DMT family transporter yields MQHSLWQRLLPSLAVLGSVISLCVGTSFAKHLFPVIGAQGTTALRVGFSALILIAIWRPWRFGPTKANLRQIFIFGTVLGLMNLLFYMAIKRLPFGVTVAIEFVGPLAVAVWASRRTLDLVWIALAALGLFMLLILPMFGVQVGALDPIGLVYAIAASVCWGGYIVLGKRTGNLHGGMVVSLALLSAAIVVVPFGIAEAGMKLLTPSLLLYGLAVAAVSSAIPYSLEMFALKRMSHSGFSTMLATEPAVAALAGMLLLSEHLSVFQWTAIAVIMAAAMGSALTAQPQPAPEVTPKNKLPTPA; encoded by the coding sequence ATGCAACATTCCCTGTGGCAGCGCCTGCTGCCTTCGCTCGCCGTGCTCGGCTCGGTCATTTCGCTCTGCGTGGGCACCAGCTTTGCCAAGCATCTTTTCCCCGTGATCGGCGCACAAGGCACGACCGCCCTGCGCGTGGGCTTCTCCGCGCTCATCCTGATCGCCATCTGGCGTCCGTGGCGCTTCGGCCCCACCAAAGCGAATCTGCGGCAGATCTTCATCTTCGGCACCGTGCTCGGCCTCATGAACCTGCTGTTCTACATGGCCATCAAACGCCTGCCCTTCGGTGTGACCGTGGCCATCGAATTCGTCGGCCCGCTCGCAGTAGCAGTATGGGCCTCCCGCCGCACACTCGACCTCGTCTGGATCGCCTTGGCCGCGCTCGGCCTCTTCATGCTGCTGATCCTTCCAATGTTCGGCGTACAAGTCGGCGCACTCGACCCCATCGGCCTCGTCTACGCCATCGCCGCATCCGTCTGCTGGGGCGGCTATATCGTCCTCGGCAAACGCACCGGCAACCTGCACGGCGGCATGGTCGTTTCGCTGGCACTGCTGTCAGCCGCCATCGTGGTCGTGCCCTTCGGCATCGCCGAAGCCGGGATGAAACTGCTCACCCCTTCCCTGCTGCTCTATGGCCTTGCCGTTGCGGCGGTATCGAGCGCCATCCCCTACTCACTGGAAATGTTCGCCCTCAAACGCATGTCCCACAGCGGCTTCTCCACCATGCTCGCAACAGAGCCAGCCGTCGCCGCATTGGCCGGCATGCTGCTGCTGAGTGAACACCTCAGCGTCTTCCAATGGACCGCCATCGCCGTCATCATGGCCGCCGCCATGGGCAGCGCACTGACCGCACAGCCGCAGCCAGCCCCAGAAGTCACCCCAAAAAACAAGCTCCCCACCCCTGCCTGA
- a CDS encoding GatB/YqeY domain-containing protein produces MSLKAKISDDMKTAMRAKDSERLGTIRLLQAAIKQKEVDERIELDDAAVVAIVDKLIKQRKDSITQFEAGGRQDLADKEKSELAVLQVYLPARMSAEEVTAAVKAIVAELGASGPGDMGKVMGAVKSQLAGKADMGQVSAAVKAALAG; encoded by the coding sequence ATGAGCCTCAAAGCAAAAATCTCGGACGACATGAAGACGGCCATGAGGGCCAAGGATTCGGAACGCCTGGGCACCATCCGCCTGCTGCAAGCCGCCATCAAACAAAAAGAAGTCGACGAACGCATCGAACTCGACGACGCAGCCGTCGTCGCCATCGTCGACAAGCTCATCAAGCAGCGCAAGGACAGCATCACCCAGTTCGAAGCCGGTGGCCGTCAGGACCTGGCCGACAAGGAAAAGTCGGAACTCGCCGTCCTGCAGGTCTACCTGCCAGCGCGCATGTCCGCCGAAGAAGTGACCGCCGCCGTCAAGGCCATCGTGGCCGAACTGGGTGCCTCCGGCCCCGGCGACATGGGCAAGGTGATGGGCGCCGTGAAGTCCCAACTGGCTGGCAAGGCCGACATGGGCCAGGTGTCCGCAGCCGTCAAGGCCGCACTCGCAGGCTGA
- the tauA gene encoding taurine ABC transporter substrate-binding protein, which yields MRKRSLLQGTAAAAVLAVTGNAFAAEKSVRFAYQDMPVPLRLVMESGEVEKATGYKIDWRMYSGGADVIGAMGAGEVQLGEVGSSPLTAAATQGQDIKLFWISADIADAEALVARDGSNITSFKDLIGKRIGVPFLSTAHYQLIAALNNEGVDPKRVIIMNMRPPEIAKAWDNGDIDATFVWDPVLGKVKKSGKVIATSGSIAKMGFLTYEGIAVNAKWAKENPEFMVAMVRALDRASAQVRGELARWTPESAPIKAIAKWSKADAKDVPASMALYRFPSAEEQLSTRWLDGWASTAMKFTAAFLKWQGKVQSVKPDYTPFVTTEYVKKALGR from the coding sequence ATGAGAAAGCGGAGTTTGCTGCAAGGAACAGCGGCGGCGGCGGTTTTGGCGGTCACGGGCAATGCCTTTGCTGCTGAGAAATCGGTAAGGTTTGCGTATCAGGACATGCCGGTGCCGTTGCGGCTGGTGATGGAGTCCGGCGAGGTGGAGAAGGCCACGGGCTACAAGATCGACTGGCGCATGTATTCGGGCGGTGCGGATGTCATCGGCGCGATGGGCGCGGGCGAGGTGCAGTTGGGCGAGGTGGGTTCGAGCCCGCTCACCGCTGCGGCCACGCAGGGGCAGGACATCAAGCTGTTCTGGATCTCGGCGGACATCGCCGATGCCGAAGCGCTGGTGGCGCGCGATGGCAGCAACATCACCAGTTTCAAGGATCTGATCGGCAAGCGCATCGGCGTGCCGTTTCTCTCCACCGCGCATTACCAGTTGATCGCGGCGCTCAATAACGAAGGCGTCGATCCCAAGCGCGTGATCATCATGAACATGCGTCCGCCGGAAATCGCCAAGGCATGGGACAACGGCGACATCGACGCCACTTTTGTGTGGGATCCGGTGCTCGGCAAGGTGAAGAAATCCGGCAAGGTGATCGCCACTTCGGGCAGCATTGCGAAGATGGGCTTTCTGACCTACGAGGGCATTGCGGTGAACGCGAAATGGGCGAAGGAGAACCCCGAATTCATGGTCGCCATGGTGCGGGCATTGGACCGCGCAAGCGCACAGGTGCGCGGCGAATTGGCGCGTTGGACGCCTGAATCCGCGCCCATCAAAGCGATTGCGAAATGGTCGAAGGCGGACGCCAAGGATGTGCCTGCGTCGATGGCGCTGTATCGATTCCCCAGTGCCGAAGAGCAGCTCAGCACGCGCTGGCTGGACGGCTGGGCATCGACCGCGATGAAGTTCACCGCAGCATTCCTGAAGTGGCAAGGCAAGGTGCAGTCCGTGAAGCCGGACTACACCCCCTTTGTCACCACCGAGTATGTGAAGAAGGCGCTGGGCAGGTAG
- a CDS encoding c-type cytochrome, which produces MKLLRTSTAAAVFLLTLFGTGAAMAQATQDASRALHTRQLAANCAACHGTDGKAAAGSPLATLAGMPADKMLASLQDFKNGKREATVMHQLSKGLTDDQMKTIADYFAAQKP; this is translated from the coding sequence ATGAAACTGCTTCGAACTTCGACTGCCGCCGCAGTCTTCTTGCTGACGCTGTTCGGCACGGGCGCGGCAATGGCTCAGGCCACGCAGGACGCATCACGCGCGCTGCACACACGGCAACTGGCGGCCAATTGCGCGGCCTGCCACGGCACGGATGGCAAGGCCGCAGCCGGATCGCCGCTGGCCACCTTGGCCGGCATGCCTGCCGACAAGATGCTGGCGTCGCTGCAGGACTTCAAGAATGGCAAGCGCGAGGCGACCGTCATGCATCAGCTCTCCAAGGGGCTGACGGATGACCAGATGAAGACCATCGCGGACTACTTTGCCGCGCAGAAGCCCTGA
- a CDS encoding LysR substrate-binding domain-containing protein: MNSFPDPDDLRVFATVVRKAGFTAAAEELGASPAYVSKRIRVLEETLATKLLHRTTRRVVVTEEGERVFHWALRILDDMDHLMQEVTITRQQPRGLLRVSCSFGFGRNVVAPAMSMLVQKYPALQVRLEVFDRLIDVAGEGFDLDVRVGDDIAPHLIARRLADNHRVLCAAPAYLQRRGTPRAITELPAHDCLVIKERDHSFGVWKLRAGADERTLKVTGPLSANHGEIVVQWALDGHGIALRSLWDVREHLRSGRLVQVLPEWGQEANVWAVYPTRLQVSAKVRVCVEFLMEYFQRVEVG; the protein is encoded by the coding sequence GTGAATAGTTTTCCCGATCCCGATGATTTGCGTGTGTTTGCGACCGTGGTGCGCAAGGCGGGGTTTACCGCAGCGGCGGAGGAACTGGGCGCGTCGCCCGCCTATGTGAGCAAGCGCATTCGGGTGCTGGAAGAAACGCTGGCGACCAAGCTGCTGCATCGCACGACGCGGCGAGTGGTGGTGACGGAGGAAGGCGAGCGGGTCTTTCACTGGGCGCTGCGCATTCTGGACGACATGGATCATCTGATGCAGGAGGTGACCATCACGCGCCAACAGCCGCGCGGCCTGCTGCGGGTGAGTTGCAGTTTTGGCTTCGGGCGCAATGTGGTGGCTCCGGCGATGTCGATGCTGGTGCAGAAATACCCGGCCCTGCAGGTGCGGTTGGAGGTGTTCGATCGGCTGATCGATGTGGCGGGCGAAGGCTTCGATCTGGATGTGCGCGTGGGGGACGATATTGCGCCGCATCTGATTGCGCGGCGGCTGGCCGACAACCACCGCGTGCTGTGCGCGGCACCGGCTTATCTGCAGCGCCGTGGCACGCCGCGCGCGATCACCGAATTGCCTGCGCATGACTGTCTGGTGATCAAGGAGCGCGATCACTCGTTCGGCGTGTGGAAGCTGCGCGCCGGGGCGGATGAACGCACGCTCAAGGTGACCGGGCCGCTGTCGGCCAACCATGGCGAGATCGTCGTGCAATGGGCTCTTGACGGGCATGGCATTGCGCTGCGGTCGCTGTGGGATGTGCGCGAGCATCTGCGCTCGGGGCGACTGGTGCAGGTGTTGCCTGAGTGGGGGCAGGAGGCGAATGTGTGGGCGGTTTATCCGACACGGTTGCAGGTGTCGGCGAAGGTGCGGGTTTGTGTTGAGTTTTTGATGGAGTATTTCCAGCGCGTGGAGGTGGGGTGA
- a CDS encoding Lrp/AsnC family transcriptional regulator, producing the protein MNQQELDSFDVAILAILQSDNLTPQREIAERVHLSPAAVQRRIRRLQDSGVIAGNAAVLNPDALGRPLTIFIEVQLVNELDALTAGFRARVAQEEAVQQCYSVTGQTDYLLIVTAADMQEYQALTKRLFEGDQNIQRFVTSIALATLKRSLRLPLLPVRSSA; encoded by the coding sequence GTGAACCAACAAGAGCTCGACAGTTTTGACGTAGCCATTCTGGCGATTTTGCAGTCCGACAATCTGACGCCCCAGCGCGAGATAGCGGAGCGGGTGCATCTGTCTCCCGCTGCGGTTCAGCGGCGCATTCGGCGCTTGCAGGACAGCGGGGTGATTGCGGGCAATGCGGCGGTGCTCAATCCCGATGCGCTGGGCAGGCCGCTGACGATCTTCATTGAAGTGCAACTGGTGAACGAGCTGGATGCGCTCACGGCGGGTTTTCGTGCGCGCGTGGCGCAGGAAGAGGCGGTGCAGCAGTGCTACAGCGTGACCGGGCAGACGGACTATCTGCTGATCGTGACGGCGGCCGACATGCAGGAATATCAGGCGCTGACGAAGCGGCTTTTTGAAGGTGACCAGAACATCCAGCGCTTTGTCACGTCGATTGCGCTGGCCACCTTGAAGCGGAGTCTGCGTCTGCCGTTGCTGCCGGTCAGAAGCTCCGCTTGA